A portion of the Nitratidesulfovibrio termitidis HI1 genome contains these proteins:
- a CDS encoding CerR family C-terminal domain-containing protein encodes MCDVQDTETRTRLLRAARVVFASDGLKRATIRKISTLARANIAAVNYHFGSKENLYVAVLRDHLEQKLRRNPRDAGVSSLTSPRGRLRAYVRSMLAQFASDGDAVSVRLGKLLSQEFVQSSSRCLQTVIEGCCGPAHAMLLDIVRQLLPGGDRQTVSRCAGSIVGQCVLHAHAGEVIRLISPDMVLKPSNVEAMADFIVEFSLGGMERLALALPGHAPSPMREQHPEVS; translated from the coding sequence ATGTGCGATGTGCAGGATACCGAAACCCGCACCCGATTGCTGCGCGCGGCCAGGGTGGTCTTTGCGTCCGACGGACTGAAGCGCGCCACCATCCGCAAGATCAGCACGCTGGCGAGGGCCAACATCGCGGCGGTGAACTACCACTTCGGCAGCAAGGAAAACCTGTACGTGGCCGTGCTGCGGGACCACCTGGAGCAGAAGCTGCGGCGCAATCCGCGCGATGCGGGCGTGAGCAGCCTCACTTCTCCGCGCGGGCGACTGCGGGCCTATGTGCGCAGCATGCTGGCCCAGTTCGCCAGCGACGGCGATGCGGTGTCGGTGCGCCTTGGCAAACTGCTGTCGCAGGAATTCGTGCAGTCCTCGTCGCGGTGCCTGCAAACGGTCATTGAAGGCTGCTGCGGTCCCGCGCACGCCATGTTGCTGGACATCGTACGACAGCTTCTGCCCGGCGGCGACAGGCAGACGGTGTCGCGTTGCGCCGGGAGCATCGTGGGGCAATGCGTGCTGCACGCCCACGCCGGAGAAGTCATCCGTCTCATTTCACCCGACATGGTGCTGAAGCCCAGCAACGTCGAAGCCATGGCGGACTTCATCGTCGAGTTCTCTCTGGGCGGCATGGAACGTCTTGCCCTTGCTCTGCCCGGTCACGCCCCCTCCCCCATGCGGGAGCAACATCCAGAAGTTTCATGA
- a CDS encoding efflux RND transporter periplasmic adaptor subunit produces the protein MRNTMRHALVVLFAVLAAALAGCGQDRPAAGPAPEPEVTVITVTPRPVTLSTVLPGRTAALLVSEVRPQVGGIIQKRLFREGADVKEGEVLYQIDPATYQAAHDSAKAALAKAEAAVEPARLKAERYADLVQTDGVSRQDNDDAQAAYKQYLAEVASARAALETARINLGYTRVVAPISGRIGRSSVTPGALVTANQADALATVQKTDPVYVDVTQSTGELLRLRRALADGRLRKAGTDGARVKLLFEDGSAYPLEGALQFSDITVDPNTSVVTLRALFPNPKRDLLPGLYVRAVLEEGRDESAILVPQAAVARDSKGNPMVLLVTVENMVERRAITVDRVVGSDWLVSGGLAAGDRVIVEGLQKVRPGGKVRAIESAESAASATSAASATSGQTPATGQAPAQAAGTAATPAARQ, from the coding sequence ATGCGCAACACAATGAGACACGCACTCGTCGTTCTTTTTGCCGTGCTTGCGGCGGCGCTTGCCGGTTGCGGCCAGGACCGGCCCGCCGCCGGTCCCGCCCCGGAGCCGGAAGTCACGGTGATCACCGTCACCCCCCGACCGGTGACGCTTTCCACCGTCCTGCCGGGTCGCACTGCGGCCCTGCTGGTTTCCGAGGTCCGCCCGCAGGTCGGCGGCATCATCCAGAAGCGGCTGTTTCGTGAAGGGGCGGACGTGAAGGAAGGCGAGGTGCTTTACCAGATCGACCCCGCCACCTATCAGGCTGCCCACGACAGCGCCAAGGCCGCGCTGGCCAAGGCCGAAGCCGCCGTTGAACCCGCCCGGCTCAAGGCCGAACGGTACGCGGACCTGGTGCAGACCGACGGCGTGAGCCGTCAGGACAACGACGACGCCCAGGCCGCGTACAAGCAGTACCTGGCCGAAGTGGCGTCGGCCAGGGCCGCGTTGGAAACGGCGCGCATCAACCTTGGCTACACCCGGGTTGTCGCGCCCATTTCCGGGCGCATCGGGCGCTCTTCCGTGACTCCCGGTGCGCTGGTCACCGCCAATCAGGCCGATGCGTTGGCCACGGTGCAGAAGACCGACCCTGTGTACGTGGACGTCACCCAGTCTACCGGCGAGTTGCTGCGTCTGCGCCGCGCCCTTGCCGATGGGCGGTTGCGCAAGGCCGGGACCGACGGCGCCAGGGTGAAGTTGCTGTTCGAGGACGGCAGCGCCTATCCGCTGGAGGGCGCGTTGCAGTTCTCGGACATTACCGTAGACCCGAACACCAGCGTGGTGACCCTGCGCGCCCTGTTCCCCAACCCGAAGCGTGATCTTTTGCCCGGACTGTACGTGCGCGCGGTGCTGGAAGAAGGCCGTGATGAAAGCGCCATCCTCGTGCCGCAGGCCGCCGTGGCCCGCGATTCCAAGGGCAACCCCATGGTGCTGCTGGTCACCGTCGAAAACATGGTGGAGCGCCGCGCCATCACCGTGGACCGCGTGGTTGGCAGCGATTGGCTGGTCAGCGGCGGCCTTGCCGCAGGTGACCGGGTGATAGTGGAGGGCCTGCAAAAGGTGCGGCCCGGCGGCAAGGTGCGGGCCATCGAGTCTGCCGAGTCTGCCGCGTCCGCCACATCTGCCGCGTCCGCCACGTCTGGGCAGACACCCGCGACAGGACAGGCCCCCGCCCAGGCCGCAGGTACGGCGGCCACCCCGGCCGCGCGCCAGTAG